The Pseudarthrobacter sp. NS4 genome includes a window with the following:
- the nadB gene encoding L-aspartate oxidase — MPAQGTATLPPGNGGGTARRRLIVVGSGIAGLYAALLAAEADAEVVLLTKGQLGESNTWYAQGGISAVLTDPSPGDTVAAHIADTLQAGAGHCNEYAVRLMCTESRQDIAGLQRFGVRFDLGHDGAPALGLEAAHSAPRILHAGGDATGARVAEALIRSVLAREAEGRLTVLAGAHATALRQQGRKVTGLEYLRDGLAASIEGDAVLLATGGAGQLFAQTTNPAVATADGLALAVRAGAAVADLEFFQFHPTCLVNAATAHPGRLDGPLLISEAVRGEGAILVDAGGRRFMRAYHPDAELAPRDVVSRSIALHLAKLGDPNGHVYLDARVIEETRGAGFLESRFPTLTRKTRDAGIDWTRELVPVAPAAHYWMGGITTDLHARTSIPGLYAAGEAACTGVQGANRLASNSLLEGLVFGRRAVENFLSGAPGWASSDAVPPLAVSAADGLPLTLASGTPSADRTYVTFPAALEGAAATSGASDGSPFANFRGTGEPFSRDALRRLMTSHAGVLRSGELLAAAADTLEGWAAVVRPETVAGNGKADLFAHEDRNLLLAAQLLVSAARRRRGSLGAHYRSDNDLPGNPADTDVEVLEDSCPTTPKASLVRD, encoded by the coding sequence ATGCCCGCGCAGGGGACGGCAACCCTGCCACCGGGGAACGGGGGCGGCACTGCACGGCGGCGGCTGATCGTCGTCGGAAGCGGCATCGCCGGCCTGTACGCCGCACTGCTGGCAGCAGAAGCCGATGCTGAGGTTGTCCTGCTGACCAAGGGCCAGTTGGGCGAAAGCAACACCTGGTACGCGCAGGGCGGCATCTCGGCGGTACTCACCGACCCCTCACCCGGGGACACCGTGGCCGCTCACATCGCCGACACCCTCCAGGCCGGGGCCGGGCACTGCAACGAGTATGCCGTCCGCCTGATGTGCACGGAATCCCGCCAGGACATCGCAGGACTGCAGCGCTTCGGCGTGCGCTTCGACCTGGGGCACGACGGCGCCCCGGCCCTGGGCCTGGAAGCGGCACACAGTGCCCCCCGCATCCTGCATGCCGGGGGCGATGCCACCGGGGCAAGGGTAGCTGAAGCGCTGATCCGATCGGTGCTGGCACGGGAGGCTGAGGGAAGGCTCACCGTCCTGGCGGGGGCCCACGCCACCGCCCTGCGGCAACAGGGCCGCAAAGTCACCGGCCTGGAGTACCTGCGGGACGGCCTTGCCGCCAGCATCGAGGGGGACGCCGTCCTACTGGCAACAGGGGGAGCAGGCCAGCTGTTTGCCCAAACCACCAACCCCGCCGTCGCCACCGCCGACGGACTGGCGCTCGCGGTCCGTGCAGGCGCCGCCGTGGCAGACCTCGAATTCTTCCAGTTCCACCCCACCTGCCTGGTGAACGCGGCCACTGCCCACCCGGGCCGGCTCGACGGGCCCCTGCTGATTTCCGAAGCAGTCCGTGGGGAAGGAGCAATCCTGGTGGACGCAGGCGGCCGCCGGTTCATGCGTGCCTACCACCCGGACGCCGAACTCGCCCCGCGCGATGTGGTGTCGCGCAGCATCGCCCTGCACCTGGCCAAGCTCGGCGACCCCAACGGCCACGTCTACCTGGACGCACGGGTGATCGAGGAAACCCGTGGCGCAGGATTCCTCGAGAGCCGCTTCCCCACCCTCACGCGGAAAACGCGCGATGCCGGCATTGACTGGACCCGTGAACTGGTTCCCGTAGCACCCGCGGCCCACTACTGGATGGGCGGCATCACCACCGATCTCCACGCCCGCACCAGCATCCCTGGCCTCTATGCAGCCGGCGAAGCCGCGTGCACGGGCGTCCAGGGGGCTAACCGGCTGGCCAGCAACTCCCTCCTCGAAGGACTTGTCTTCGGCCGCCGCGCTGTTGAAAACTTCCTCTCTGGTGCCCCTGGTTGGGCGTCGTCCGACGCTGTTCCTCCGCTCGCTGTCTCGGCCGCGGACGGCCTCCCCTTGACGCTCGCTTCCGGAACACCCTCGGCCGACCGTACGTACGTCACCTTCCCTGCTGCTTTAGAAGGCGCGGCGGCCACATCAGGTGCTTCGGATGGGAGTCCGTTTGCCAACTTCCGGGGGACGGGGGAGCCGTTCTCCCGGGATGCCCTTCGCCGGTTGATGACGTCCCACGCCGGGGTACTGCGCAGCGGGGAACTGTTGGCTGCGGCGGCTGACACCCTGGAGGGGTGGGCCGCCGTCGTACGCCCTGAAACTGTTGCAGGCAACGGGAAAGCGGACCTGTTCGCGCATGAGGACCGGAATCTGTTGCTCGCCGCGCAGCTGCTGGTATCTGCCGCC
- the nadA gene encoding quinolinate synthase NadA has translation MSSVNTAIQLITREQAEKGAAAKGSTCSPALAKGPWDYDLAEALAGIPAYGPGASSADVAPAATPRQGQLPEEYKLASDAGLAERILAAKAALGDRAVILGHFYQRDEVIQYADFVGDSFQLANAALTKPDAEAIIFCGVHFMAETADILSTPEQAVILPNLAAGCSMADMADADSVAECWEQLEEIFGTEPDADGRVPVIPVTYMNSSAALKAFCGEHGGIVCTSSNARTVLEWAFQRARRVLFFPDQHLGRNTAKALGVPLEQMPMWNPRKDLGGNDEQALLDSRVILWHGFCSVHKRFTTAQIDKARADYPGVQVIVHPECPMEVVDAADSAGSTDFIKKAIAGATEPTTFAIGTEINMVNRLAAEYPQHTIFCLDPVICPCSTMYRIHPGYLAWVLEELVAGRVVNRITVDDAVQANARTALERMLAARP, from the coding sequence ATGAGCAGCGTCAACACAGCAATTCAGCTGATCACGCGCGAACAGGCAGAAAAAGGCGCAGCCGCGAAGGGCAGCACCTGCAGCCCGGCCCTCGCCAAAGGCCCATGGGACTATGACCTGGCCGAGGCCCTTGCCGGCATTCCCGCTTATGGCCCCGGAGCCTCCAGCGCCGACGTTGCCCCGGCAGCCACTCCCCGCCAGGGCCAGCTGCCCGAGGAATACAAGCTGGCCAGCGATGCCGGGCTTGCCGAACGTATCCTCGCGGCGAAGGCTGCACTGGGCGACCGCGCCGTCATCCTGGGGCACTTCTACCAGCGGGACGAAGTGATCCAGTACGCGGACTTCGTAGGTGACTCCTTCCAGTTGGCCAACGCGGCGCTGACCAAGCCGGACGCGGAGGCGATCATCTTCTGCGGCGTCCACTTCATGGCCGAAACCGCGGACATCCTCTCCACACCGGAGCAGGCCGTCATCCTGCCCAACCTTGCGGCCGGATGCTCCATGGCGGACATGGCTGACGCTGATTCGGTGGCCGAGTGCTGGGAACAGCTTGAGGAGATCTTCGGCACCGAGCCCGACGCCGACGGCCGGGTCCCGGTCATCCCCGTGACCTACATGAACTCCTCCGCAGCGCTCAAGGCTTTCTGCGGCGAGCATGGCGGGATTGTGTGCACGTCGTCCAATGCCAGGACCGTCCTGGAGTGGGCCTTCCAGCGGGCCCGGCGCGTGCTGTTCTTCCCGGACCAGCACCTGGGACGCAACACTGCGAAGGCCCTGGGCGTCCCGCTGGAGCAGATGCCCATGTGGAATCCGCGCAAGGACCTCGGCGGCAATGACGAGCAGGCGCTGCTGGATTCCCGGGTCATCCTGTGGCACGGATTCTGCTCCGTGCACAAGCGCTTCACCACGGCGCAGATCGACAAGGCCCGCGCCGACTACCCCGGCGTCCAGGTAATCGTCCACCCCGAGTGCCCCATGGAAGTCGTGGACGCAGCGGACTCGGCCGGCTCCACGGACTTCATCAAGAAGGCCATCGCCGGAGCCACGGAGCCCACCACGTTCGCCATCGGCACCGAGATCAACATGGTGAACCGGCTGGCGGCGGAGTACCCGCAGCACACCATCTTCTGCCTGGACCCCGTCATCTGCCCCTGCTCCACCATGTACCGGATCCACCCCGGCTACCTCGCCTGGGTGCTCGAGGAACTGGTTGCCGGGCGGGTGGTCAACAGGATCACCGTTGACGATGCCGTGCAGGCCAACGCCCGGACCGCACTCGAGCGCATGCTCGCCGCAAGGCCGTAA
- a CDS encoding NUDIX hydrolase yields MYYSSANVSERQAAPPSLAISTVIFALRPSETSGRPTLWLPLVRRIREPFKGLWALPGGPLSHSESLQDAASRNLRETTGLAPSYLEQLYAFGGLHRSPTQRVVSIVYWALVKPTEAALADVSENVSWFRADRLGDLAFDHNAIVDYALWRLRNKLAYGSVAYHLLGEYFTLAQVREVYEAVLDRELDPANFRRQLKATPEIEETDEFLQGGKHRPPRLYRFTGRPGLDPDNRSTE; encoded by the coding sequence GTGTACTACAGCTCGGCAAATGTCTCGGAGCGCCAGGCCGCGCCGCCGTCCCTTGCCATCTCCACCGTCATTTTCGCGCTCCGGCCCAGCGAAACGTCCGGCCGGCCCACCTTGTGGCTGCCGCTGGTGAGGCGCATCCGGGAACCCTTCAAGGGACTCTGGGCGCTGCCCGGGGGACCGCTCAGCCACAGCGAGTCCCTGCAGGATGCGGCCTCGAGGAACCTCCGGGAGACAACCGGCCTGGCCCCCAGCTACCTGGAACAGCTGTACGCCTTCGGGGGGCTGCACCGGTCACCCACCCAGCGCGTGGTCTCAATCGTCTATTGGGCCCTGGTGAAGCCGACGGAAGCGGCCCTGGCCGATGTCTCGGAAAACGTGAGCTGGTTCCGGGCGGACCGGCTCGGGGACCTCGCGTTCGACCACAACGCCATCGTGGACTACGCCCTCTGGCGCCTGCGCAACAAACTGGCCTACGGTTCGGTGGCCTACCACCTGCTGGGGGAGTACTTCACCCTGGCGCAGGTCCGGGAAGTCTACGAGGCCGTGCTGGACCGGGAACTGGATCCCGCAAACTTCCGGCGGCAGCTCAAGGCCACCCCTGAAATCGAAGAAACGGACGAATTCCTCCAGGGCGGCAAACACCGTCCGCCACGCCTCTACCGCTTTACCGGCCGGCCCGGCCTTGACCCAGACAACAGGAGCACAGAATGA
- a CDS encoding alpha/beta fold hydrolase translates to MSGRHTGQQQMHTVEGTDPQLYVAVHDPAVDAGLRPVLLLHGFSSSSKLNWEDTGWVSALLEAGRRVITVDLPGHGRSGAPEDRDSYSPSRIRADLLQTAFDAGVRPLQDGDPSSGLDVVGYSLGSRLAWEFGATQPEIVHRLVLGGPNLADPLADFDLVAAQDYLADGTPIADESTAGLLKMALLLPSNNIFALLSLVEAIKAEPYDPSEAVPHVPMLLVAGDKDERLGSLPQLAELARSAGSMAEQLVLPGRNHTNAVTSRAFKQAAISFLSV, encoded by the coding sequence ATGAGCGGCAGGCACACCGGGCAACAGCAGATGCACACCGTGGAGGGCACCGACCCGCAGCTGTACGTGGCGGTGCACGATCCTGCGGTGGACGCCGGGCTCCGGCCTGTCCTGCTGCTCCACGGCTTCTCCTCGTCCTCCAAGCTCAACTGGGAGGACACTGGCTGGGTGTCGGCCCTGCTTGAGGCCGGACGGCGCGTCATTACCGTGGACCTGCCGGGCCACGGCCGCAGCGGCGCCCCCGAGGACCGCGATTCCTACTCCCCCAGCAGGATCCGCGCGGACCTCCTGCAGACAGCGTTCGACGCCGGCGTGCGGCCCCTGCAGGACGGTGACCCTTCCAGCGGACTGGACGTTGTGGGTTACTCGCTGGGTTCCCGGCTCGCCTGGGAGTTCGGTGCAACCCAGCCGGAAATCGTCCACCGCCTGGTCCTGGGCGGGCCGAACCTCGCCGACCCGCTGGCTGACTTCGACCTTGTGGCTGCCCAGGATTACCTGGCCGATGGCACGCCGATCGCCGATGAGTCCACGGCAGGGCTGCTGAAAATGGCCCTGCTGCTGCCCAGCAACAACATCTTCGCGTTGCTCTCTTTGGTGGAGGCGATCAAGGCCGAGCCCTACGACCCCTCCGAAGCCGTCCCCCACGTGCCGATGCTCCTGGTGGCCGGTGACAAGGATGAACGCCTCGGCAGCCTGCCGCAGCTGGCGGAGCTGGCACGAAGCGCCGGTTCAATGGCCGAGCAGCTGGTCCTGCCGGGGCGGAACCACACCAACGCCGTCACCAGCAGGGCCTTCAAACAGGCCGCCATCTCGTTCCTGTCGGTTTGA
- a CDS encoding phosphoribosyltransferase, with product MGTLFEDRTEAGERLAAVLPQFRERRDTLVLGLARGGIPVAAAAAKALYLPFGTVLVRKLGIPGHEETAYGALAWARGRTVRLINKPLLDRVLEHGVRREWLDEVEKRERAELLRRVDLYPGTDHDLAGKTVLLMDDGLATGATMRAAVEAVREGGAAAVVAAAPVASIDAEASVERVCDGVLCLHIPGKFRAVGSFYRHFEQLSDDDAISFLKQ from the coding sequence ATGGGTACGCTTTTTGAAGACCGCACGGAGGCCGGTGAGCGCCTCGCCGCGGTGCTTCCGCAGTTCCGGGAGCGGCGGGACACCCTGGTTCTGGGGCTGGCCCGCGGCGGTATCCCCGTGGCCGCGGCCGCTGCCAAGGCCCTCTACCTTCCCTTCGGAACCGTGCTGGTCCGCAAACTGGGAATCCCCGGCCATGAAGAAACGGCCTACGGAGCGTTGGCGTGGGCACGGGGCCGCACAGTACGCCTGATCAACAAGCCACTCCTTGACCGCGTCCTGGAACACGGCGTCCGCCGGGAGTGGCTGGATGAGGTGGAGAAGCGCGAGCGCGCTGAACTGCTCCGCCGTGTGGACCTTTATCCCGGAACCGATCATGATCTCGCGGGTAAGACTGTCCTGCTGATGGACGACGGCCTTGCAACCGGCGCCACCATGAGGGCCGCCGTCGAGGCCGTCCGCGAGGGGGGGGCGGCCGCAGTGGTTGCCGCCGCCCCCGTGGCCTCCATTGACGCCGAAGCTTCCGTGGAGCGGGTCTGCGATGGCGTGCTGTGCCTCCACATACCGGGCAAGTTCCGCGCGGTGGGCAGCTTTTACCGGCATTTTGAACAGCTGTCCGACGACGATGCCATCAGTTTCCTGAAGCAGTAG
- a CDS encoding MFS transporter yields the protein MTTPSKVDTLAGPSTRQEERKVLAGTLVGTTIEWYDFFIFAQLTATLLSPLFLAPLNESDPGLAQILAFALIGISFLFRPLGAVVAGHLGDRLGRKAVLVMTLVMMGAATSLIGLLPTYAQIGAWAPVLLIILRILQGFSAGGEWGGAALMAVEHAPLNKRGLFGAYPQIGVPIGMILATGLLFLLNAGMSREDFTSWGWRVPFLLSIVLIIVGYLIRRAVAESPVFQEMAARKKESKAPLGELIRSHKKPVLYSTMIFIANNAAGYLLIAFFIAYATRTLQMPTSQVLLATTLASFGWLIFTLTGGWLSDHIGRVKTFLTGYAIIFVWMIPMFALIDTRNIWLYGLALFVLTIGLGLSYGPMSAMYAEMFPANVRYSGISIGYAFGAILGGAFAATIAETLLQATKWTGSIGIYIMVLCVISAIGVVLAKETKGRPLGVSHH from the coding sequence ATGACCACACCTTCCAAGGTGGACACCCTTGCCGGTCCCAGCACCCGCCAGGAGGAACGCAAAGTCCTCGCCGGCACCCTCGTCGGAACCACCATCGAGTGGTACGACTTCTTCATCTTTGCCCAGCTGACAGCAACGCTGCTGTCACCCCTTTTCCTGGCGCCGTTGAACGAGTCCGACCCCGGCCTGGCGCAGATCCTCGCCTTTGCGCTGATCGGCATCAGTTTCCTCTTCCGCCCGCTCGGCGCAGTGGTTGCCGGCCACCTCGGCGATCGCCTGGGACGCAAGGCAGTGCTGGTTATGACCTTGGTCATGATGGGTGCCGCCACATCCTTGATCGGCCTGCTGCCAACCTATGCCCAGATCGGCGCCTGGGCGCCGGTTCTGCTGATCATCCTCCGCATCCTCCAGGGTTTCTCGGCCGGAGGCGAGTGGGGCGGCGCGGCGCTCATGGCGGTAGAACACGCACCCCTGAACAAGCGCGGCCTGTTCGGCGCCTACCCGCAGATCGGGGTGCCGATCGGCATGATCCTGGCAACCGGGCTGCTCTTCCTGCTGAACGCCGGCATGTCACGGGAAGATTTCACGTCATGGGGCTGGCGCGTGCCGTTCCTGCTGTCCATCGTGCTGATCATTGTCGGTTACCTCATCCGCCGGGCCGTAGCCGAAAGCCCGGTCTTCCAGGAAATGGCTGCAAGGAAGAAGGAAAGCAAGGCCCCACTGGGGGAACTTATCCGCAGCCACAAGAAGCCGGTCCTGTATTCCACCATGATCTTCATTGCCAACAACGCCGCCGGCTACCTGCTGATCGCCTTCTTCATCGCCTACGCCACCAGGACGCTGCAGATGCCCACTTCCCAGGTCCTCCTGGCCACCACCCTGGCATCCTTCGGCTGGCTGATTTTCACCCTGACGGGCGGCTGGCTCTCGGACCACATCGGCCGGGTCAAGACGTTCCTTACCGGTTACGCCATTATTTTCGTGTGGATGATTCCCATGTTCGCCCTCATCGACACCAGGAACATCTGGCTCTACGGTCTGGCGCTGTTTGTCCTCACCATCGGCCTGGGCCTGTCCTACGGCCCCATGTCGGCCATGTACGCCGAGATGTTCCCGGCCAACGTCCGGTATTCCGGCATCTCCATCGGGTACGCCTTTGGCGCCATCCTGGGCGGAGCGTTCGCGGCGACCATCGCCGAAACGCTGCTGCAGGCCACCAAGTGGACCGGGTCCATCGGCATCTACATCATGGTCCTGTGCGTCATTTCGGCCATCGGCGTGGTGCTGGCCAAGGAAACCAAGGGCCGGCCGCTGGGCGTCAGCCACCACTAG
- a CDS encoding IclR family transcriptional regulator, with translation MTLPAAAPAGAAPAQASPSQTLSRGIRALEILAAAPGPLTIAELADAMGVHRSVAYRILRTLEDHSLLVRDDAGRVQPGPGLAVLARGVSRNLQTAALPELTHLANTLDMTAFVAVWDHHDCITLVTVEPRHSGATVAQHPGTRHPINAGAPGIAIQSALTEAEWDRLNTGVPYRTEAGEARRKGYSASHDEVIAGVSSLAAPVRVPGGRPAALAVVYIRSSHAPETVGAALAESAARIERQLA, from the coding sequence ATGACTCTCCCCGCCGCAGCCCCGGCCGGAGCAGCACCGGCACAGGCTTCTCCGTCCCAGACCCTCTCCCGCGGGATCCGCGCCCTGGAAATCCTTGCCGCCGCGCCCGGACCGCTGACCATCGCAGAGCTCGCGGATGCCATGGGCGTGCACCGTTCGGTGGCCTACCGGATCCTGCGAACCCTTGAGGACCACTCCCTGCTGGTACGGGACGACGCCGGCCGGGTCCAGCCTGGACCGGGGCTTGCGGTGCTCGCACGGGGAGTTTCCCGTAACCTCCAGACGGCCGCTCTTCCCGAGCTGACACATCTGGCGAACACCCTGGACATGACAGCGTTCGTGGCGGTCTGGGACCATCACGACTGCATCACCCTTGTCACCGTGGAGCCCCGCCATTCAGGAGCAACGGTTGCCCAGCATCCCGGCACCCGGCATCCCATCAACGCCGGAGCACCGGGGATCGCCATCCAGTCCGCGCTCACGGAAGCCGAATGGGACCGGCTGAACACCGGTGTCCCATACCGCACGGAGGCAGGCGAGGCCCGCCGGAAGGGATATTCCGCCAGCCATGACGAAGTGATCGCGGGGGTATCCTCGCTGGCGGCCCCGGTCAGGGTGCCGGGTGGACGGCCGGCAGCGCTCGCGGTGGTCTACATCCGCTCTTCCCACGCTCCGGAAACAGTGGGCGCGGCACTGGCCGAAAGTGCGGCCCGCATCGAGCGTCAACTGGCCTAG
- a CDS encoding MFS transporter, with protein MATPAGNGTRPGSSAAGDTARRGRFTRLPALAGRSFIPIGLFARLPLAMLTVGTLTMVTSVSGSYAAGGAAAGAVGIGSALGAPLLGALADRQGQRPVLITAAIINAAAVLGLILAATGMGTSGGIQATVLAVAFTAGASCPQVGPLARVRWMALTSRSQAMDRERDLDTALSYERTADEVTFVLGPALVGILASLLAPWLPLALAAAMTITLVPAFAAHPTHRAVRPSRRPAGDGPRTKALGKIPPAVALPVFAMVCMGTFFGSTQAALSSFSAGFAGSEIAGLLYAAMGLSSAAAALSVAYWPRRFSLSWRWILSAGLMAALAGLLLVPSSLGSMVAVLLILGLPVGPVMVTVFAVGGAVAPAGRLGTVMTGLASGIVAGTALGSSIGGHLAETGGHHEAFLVPVCAALALALLGGAAAVVLRRQLHHTARA; from the coding sequence TTGGCCACTCCCGCCGGCAACGGGACTCGCCCCGGGTCTTCCGCCGCAGGGGATACTGCCCGGCGCGGGCGTTTCACCCGGCTTCCGGCACTTGCCGGCCGCAGCTTCATCCCCATTGGTCTCTTTGCCCGGCTTCCGCTGGCAATGCTGACAGTGGGAACCCTCACCATGGTCACCTCCGTCAGCGGATCCTACGCCGCGGGCGGGGCAGCGGCCGGAGCGGTCGGTATCGGCTCCGCACTGGGCGCTCCGCTGCTGGGCGCCCTGGCCGACCGGCAGGGGCAGCGGCCCGTACTGATCACCGCCGCCATCATCAACGCCGCAGCGGTGCTGGGCTTGATCCTCGCAGCGACCGGTATGGGAACGTCGGGCGGCATCCAGGCCACGGTCCTGGCCGTCGCCTTCACCGCCGGTGCCAGCTGCCCGCAGGTGGGCCCGCTGGCCCGCGTCCGGTGGATGGCCCTGACATCGCGGAGCCAAGCCATGGACAGGGAGCGGGACCTGGACACAGCGCTCTCCTATGAAAGGACAGCCGATGAGGTGACATTTGTCCTGGGCCCGGCACTGGTAGGGATCCTGGCCAGCCTCCTGGCACCATGGCTTCCGCTGGCGCTGGCAGCCGCCATGACCATTACGCTGGTACCGGCCTTCGCCGCCCACCCTACCCACCGGGCTGTACGGCCCAGCCGAAGGCCGGCAGGCGACGGACCGCGCACCAAGGCTTTAGGCAAAATCCCGCCGGCGGTGGCGCTGCCCGTGTTTGCCATGGTCTGCATGGGGACGTTCTTCGGCTCAACGCAGGCCGCCCTGAGTTCCTTCTCGGCCGGCTTCGCCGGTTCTGAAATCGCCGGGCTGCTGTATGCCGCCATGGGCCTGAGCTCAGCTGCGGCAGCACTTTCGGTAGCTTACTGGCCCCGGCGGTTCAGCCTGTCCTGGCGATGGATCCTCTCTGCCGGGCTGATGGCGGCGCTCGCAGGGCTCCTGCTGGTGCCGTCGTCGCTGGGTTCCATGGTGGCGGTGCTGCTGATCCTGGGGCTCCCGGTAGGGCCGGTTATGGTCACTGTCTTCGCCGTCGGCGGTGCAGTTGCCCCTGCAGGCCGTCTCGGGACGGTCATGACGGGACTGGCCAGCGGCATCGTGGCGGGCACGGCGCTCGGCTCGTCCATCGGCGGCCACCTGGCAGAAACCGGTGGCCACCATGAGGCGTTCCTGGTTCCTGTCTGTGCCGCCTTGGCGCTGGCGCTGCTGGGAGGCGCGGCCGCCGTCGTCCTCCGCCGCCAACTTCACCACACCGCCCGGGCCTGA